Proteins encoded together in one Chryseobacterium taklimakanense window:
- a CDS encoding site-specific integrase — protein MNAKVSVLFYARKSKAKSSSKIPIYMRITVDGQRTEFSTGKFVEGSKWSPAQSRLKGNSEESRLINKHFDVLQAKVLEIENRLVFLGEPFDASDIKNLLSGNKVAERTLIPIFEEHNSKMEQLVGKEYAIATLKNFRTCLSHLKDFLWKFHKKTDINIQKLEPSFLNDFDFFLRTKANINNNSAVKHTKNLSKILKICYQNGWIEKDLVIFYKGRFNEVNVNFLTDEELSSIREKEFSGKGLELVRDMFVFSCYTGLAYIDIFNLTKEQISKGIDGNLWIITNRQKTGSASNIPLLLVAEEIIKKYENHPVSSNSGKLLPVYTNQKVNEYLKTIAENCGIHKKLTFHCARHTFATTVTLGNNVSMESVSKMLGHKSIKTTQHYAKILDKKVSEDMGNLKLVLQKKHDVQTENDKKLGS, from the coding sequence ATGAATGCAAAAGTTTCGGTATTATTTTATGCCAGAAAGTCAAAAGCGAAATCTAGTTCCAAAATCCCGATTTATATGCGGATTACAGTAGATGGACAACGAACAGAGTTTTCAACGGGAAAATTTGTTGAAGGTAGCAAATGGAGTCCTGCACAAAGTCGTTTAAAGGGCAATTCCGAAGAATCAAGACTCATCAATAAACATTTCGATGTTCTGCAGGCGAAAGTCCTTGAAATTGAAAACAGACTTGTCTTTTTAGGCGAACCTTTCGATGCTTCGGATATCAAAAATCTATTATCTGGTAATAAAGTTGCCGAAAGAACTCTGATTCCTATTTTTGAGGAACACAATTCCAAAATGGAACAGTTGGTTGGAAAAGAATATGCCATTGCAACACTCAAAAATTTTAGAACTTGTTTATCTCATTTAAAAGATTTCTTATGGAAGTTCCACAAAAAAACGGATATCAATATTCAGAAATTGGAACCTTCATTTCTCAATGATTTTGATTTCTTTCTACGAACAAAAGCAAATATCAACAATAATTCTGCGGTAAAGCACACCAAAAACTTAAGTAAGATTTTAAAAATCTGTTATCAAAACGGTTGGATTGAAAAGGACTTGGTGATTTTTTACAAAGGCAGATTTAATGAAGTGAACGTAAATTTCCTCACTGATGAAGAACTTTCATCAATTCGCGAGAAAGAATTTTCGGGAAAAGGTTTGGAACTCGTTCGTGATATGTTTGTTTTCAGCTGCTATACAGGTTTGGCTTACATCGATATTTTCAACCTTACAAAAGAACAAATTTCCAAAGGAATTGATGGAAATCTGTGGATTATTACGAACCGACAGAAAACCGGAAGCGCGTCAAATATTCCTTTGCTTCTTGTTGCTGAAGAAATTATCAAGAAATACGAAAATCATCCTGTTTCATCCAATTCTGGAAAACTACTTCCAGTTTATACCAATCAAAAAGTGAATGAGTATCTGAAAACTATTGCGGAAAATTGTGGCATCCATAAGAAACTTACGTTTCACTGTGCAAGACACACTTTTGCTACTACCGTAACTTTAGGAAATAATGTTTCTATGGAAAGTGTGAGCAAAATGCTTGGACATAAAAGCATTAAGACGACTCAACATTATGCGAAAATTTTAGATAAAAAAGTGAGTGAGGATATGGGGAATTTGAAACTTGTATTACAGAAAAAACATGATGTTCAGACAGAAAATGATAAAAAACTCGGTTCGTAG
- the arsB gene encoding ACR3 family arsenite efflux transporter → MQPKLKFLDRYLTLWIFLAMLLGVGLGYFFPNISSVTNSLSVGATNIPLAIGLILMMYPPLAKVDYSLLPMAFKDKKVMSVSLLLNWIISPIVMFILAIIFLKNEPDYMVGLILIGLARCIAMVIVWSDLAKANREYTAMLVALNSIFQLVFYSFYAWLFINILPQKLGLGNFNISVPMKDVAESVFIYLGIPFLAGFLSRHFLIKSKGIEWFNRKFIPAISPITLYALLFTIVLMFSLKGDKILELPMDVVKVAIPLVIYFVLTFFVSFFISKALKVPYDKNASIAFTATGNNFELAIAVAIAVFGLHSPQAFVGVIGPLVEVPVLILLVRVSFWLKKKYYSDKMR, encoded by the coding sequence ATGCAACCAAAACTAAAATTTCTTGACCGATACCTCACGCTTTGGATTTTCCTCGCAATGCTTTTAGGTGTTGGTTTGGGTTATTTTTTTCCAAATATTTCCAGCGTTACCAACTCACTTTCGGTTGGAGCCACCAATATTCCATTGGCAATTGGACTGATTTTAATGATGTATCCACCACTTGCAAAAGTGGATTATTCGTTGTTACCAATGGCGTTTAAAGACAAAAAAGTAATGTCTGTTTCGCTATTGCTGAACTGGATAATTAGCCCAATTGTAATGTTTATTCTCGCCATTATTTTCCTCAAAAACGAACCCGATTATATGGTGGGTTTAATTTTGATTGGTTTGGCAAGATGTATTGCAATGGTAATTGTATGGAGTGATTTGGCAAAGGCAAATAGAGAATATACAGCAATGTTAGTGGCACTAAACAGCATTTTTCAATTGGTATTTTATAGTTTTTATGCTTGGCTTTTCATCAATATTTTACCGCAGAAATTAGGTTTGGGAAATTTCAATATTTCTGTGCCAATGAAAGACGTTGCCGAAAGTGTTTTCATTTATTTGGGCATTCCGTTTTTGGCTGGTTTTTTAAGTCGTCATTTTTTAATCAAATCAAAAGGCATTGAATGGTTCAACAGGAAATTTATTCCAGCCATTTCACCGATTACTTTATACGCTTTGCTTTTTACCATTGTATTAATGTTCAGTTTAAAAGGCGACAAAATTTTAGAACTTCCAATGGATGTGGTAAAAGTTGCCATTCCGTTAGTTATCTATTTTGTGTTGACATTTTTTGTAAGTTTCTTTATCAGCAAAGCCTTAAAAGTACCTTACGACAAAAACGCATCGATTGCATTTACCGCCACAGGCAACAATTTTGAGTTAGCCATTGCAGTTGCCATTGCCGTTTTTGGCTTGCATTCGCCACAAGCATTTGTAGGCGTTATTGGACCTTTGGTTGAAGTGCCTGTTTTGATTTTGTTGGTAAGAGTAAGTTTCTGGTTAAAGAAGAAATATTATTCGGACAAAATGAGATAA
- a CDS encoding metallophosphoesterase: protein MIFAGDNNLETIGIERIRTKIKNLPVIYVLGNHEYYKGSYPKTLNKINSAAENTNIHVLEDSFLDIEDIRFHGCTLWTDFALFGNSIEAGMYCQPKMNDYKMIKRDPSYSKMRTVDTFKIHQFSKHWLNESLENSTKEKNIVVTHHAPSLLSVPDIFKNDPLTSAYASNLNDFITKHQPDFWIHGQIHTPCRYSIGKTEVICNPHGYIDDPDNGYERELIIEI, encoded by the coding sequence GTGATTTTTGCAGGAGATAACAACCTCGAAACAATAGGAATTGAGAGGATTAGAACGAAAATCAAAAATTTACCTGTGATTTATGTTCTTGGGAACCATGAGTATTATAAAGGTTCATATCCGAAAACGCTCAATAAAATCAATTCTGCAGCAGAAAATACAAATATTCATGTTTTGGAGGATTCATTTTTAGATATTGAAGACATTCGATTTCACGGGTGTACTTTATGGACGGATTTTGCACTTTTTGGAAATTCTATTGAAGCAGGAATGTATTGTCAACCGAAAATGAACGATTACAAAATGATCAAAAGAGATCCTTCATATTCAAAAATGAGAACTGTGGATACGTTTAAGATTCATCAGTTTTCAAAACATTGGCTGAATGAAAGTTTAGAAAATTCAACAAAAGAGAAAAATATTGTGGTGACGCATCATGCGCCGAGTTTGCTTTCAGTTCCCGATATTTTTAAGAATGATCCATTAACTTCAGCGTATGCTTCCAATCTTAATGATTTTATAACAAAACATCAACCTGATTTTTGGATTCATGGGCAAATTCATACGCCTTGTCGCTATTCAATTGGTAAAACAGAAGTAATTTGCAATCCGCATGGATATATTGATGATCCTGATAATGGTTACGAGAGAGAATTAATAATTGAAATATAA
- a CDS encoding recombinase family protein, translating into MKARYVRVSTGNQKTARQEARQSNDEKIFVDIISGAIPFNERKQGKELMKAVENGKIDYVSVSSIDRLGRNLFDIISTLEFFRENKVVLKVDNLGIESMVNGEENFAFKLIISVMASISEMERLNLLERQREGIAIAKAKGVYKGREKGTVESDEDFLSKYKEVIKYLKKGFSIRNTAKICNVSITTVQKVKNKI; encoded by the coding sequence ATGAAAGCAAGATATGTAAGGGTTTCAACAGGAAACCAAAAAACTGCAAGACAGGAAGCAAGGCAATCCAATGATGAAAAAATCTTTGTAGATATAATCAGTGGAGCAATACCATTTAATGAAAGAAAACAAGGAAAAGAGCTGATGAAAGCAGTCGAAAACGGAAAGATAGACTATGTTTCAGTAAGTTCAATTGACAGGCTCGGAAGAAATCTTTTCGATATAATTTCAACTCTCGAATTTTTCAGAGAAAATAAAGTTGTTTTAAAAGTTGATAATCTCGGCATTGAAAGTATGGTAAATGGTGAAGAAAATTTTGCTTTTAAACTAATTATTTCGGTGATGGCTAGCATTTCAGAGATGGAAAGGCTCAATTTACTTGAAAGACAAAGAGAGGGTATTGCTATTGCAAAAGCAAAAGGTGTTTACAAAGGACGTGAGAAGGGAACAGTTGAATCTGACGAAGATTTTCTCAGTAAGTACAAAGAAGTAATTAAGTATCTGAAAAAAGGATTCAGTATCAGAAATACTGCAAAAATATGTAATGTTTCTATTACGACAGTTCAGAAAGTAAAGAATAAAATTTAA
- the gcvH gene encoding glycine cleavage system protein GcvH gives MNIPNDLYFSKEHTWVRIENNIGTIGITDFAQSELGEIVYADVPNVGYNFKQDEVFGSVEAIKTVSDLFMPLSGKVIETNKLLLKEPTLVNSEPFANGWMIKIEIENSQEIENLLTAEQYANLTNS, from the coding sequence ATGAACATTCCAAACGATTTATACTTTTCCAAAGAACATACTTGGGTGCGTATAGAAAATAATATTGGAACAATTGGTATTACAGATTTTGCCCAAAGTGAACTGGGCGAAATCGTGTATGCCGATGTGCCGAATGTTGGCTATAATTTTAAACAAGACGAAGTTTTCGGTTCTGTTGAAGCTATTAAAACCGTGAGCGATTTATTTATGCCTTTGTCTGGAAAAGTAATTGAAACCAACAAACTTCTTTTAAAAGAACCCACATTGGTAAACAGCGAACCTTTTGCAAATGGTTGGATGATAAAAATAGAAATTGAAAACAGCCAAGAAATTGAAAATTTATTAACAGCTGAACAATACGCTAACCTCACAAATTCATAA
- a CDS encoding antirestriction protein ArdA has translation MANLSIFLDEIQVYVGTYKKYSEGSIFGKWLLLSDYSDFQDFHEAIKELHSDEDDPEYMYQDYEISPLFERMGLISECHISSQIFEVIEAIKSSSYDLEVWEAFTDCFGTYEDVSELEQKIQDSYMGEYGSDEEFAEQLLIETDSIPRNLPSYIYIDWERTARDLMMDYSASNGHYFRCF, from the coding sequence ATGGCAAATTTAAGTATTTTTTTGGATGAAATCCAAGTTTATGTAGGGACGTACAAAAAGTACAGCGAAGGTTCTATTTTCGGCAAATGGTTATTGCTTTCCGATTATTCCGATTTTCAAGATTTTCACGAAGCTATTAAAGAGCTTCATTCTGATGAAGATGATCCCGAATATATGTATCAGGATTATGAAATAAGCCCTCTTTTTGAAAGAATGGGACTTATATCAGAATGCCACATTTCGAGCCAAATTTTCGAGGTTATTGAAGCCATAAAGTCTTCATCTTATGACCTTGAAGTATGGGAAGCTTTTACGGACTGTTTCGGAACTTATGAAGATGTTTCGGAACTTGAACAAAAGATTCAGGATTCTTATATGGGCGAATATGGTTCGGATGAAGAATTTGCAGAACAATTATTAATTGAAACGGACTCAATACCTCGCAATTTACCCTCTTATATTTACATAGACTGGGAAAGGACAGCAAGAGATTTAATGATGGATTATTCGGCTTCTAACGGGCATTATTTCAGATGTTTCTAA
- a CDS encoding helix-turn-helix domain-containing protein has protein sequence MVQNLLQISQITADDLGKLIEEKINQAIGKLNLKQSDDDKQFYTREETAKMLNISLTSLYNWAKQGILIPQKIGHRVYYSKSEVYSKLQINS, from the coding sequence ATGGTACAAAATCTATTACAGATTTCCCAAATCACAGCCGATGATTTAGGAAAATTGATTGAAGAAAAAATCAATCAGGCAATCGGCAAACTCAATCTGAAACAATCAGATGATGATAAGCAGTTTTATACCAGAGAAGAAACTGCGAAGATGTTGAATATTAGTTTAACCAGTTTATATAATTGGGCTAAACAGGGTATCCTGATACCACAAAAAATCGGACACAGAGTTTACTATTCAAAAAGTGAAGTATATTCTAAACTTCAGATAAACTCTTAA
- a CDS encoding phage integrase SAM-like domain-containing protein, producing the protein MASVSFSQRATSKDKNKLNSIYVRFREKDFDAQIKIPNLACKSSDWKDGKCKNSALKMFPTDEETINTQLSKLEAKILEAFAKEQPETNANEWLKSVIQPDNNIQPADDNITDNVIEYFAGYVERKEKIVTKNTLKANSFCKSVLERYQNHLLENRKSFKKLKFKDLSNTFRLNFEKYCKNQHYRLTTVNKITRTLKSVAKDAQSKGIEIHPHILEWVNLSSKDKSKPKDPYLSFDELKIIAAKEMPNNYLDNARDWLIIACFTGQRVSDYLNFKDDMITTTDDGKRYIEFKQQKTGKQMRIPILKEVEAVLEKNDGKFPRSLSDVNFNLFIKQVCKIAGLDENIKGSLSTKIGEDEKGDSIYRDVIGTYPKWQLVTSHIGRKSFATNFYSKIPIGTLMFCTGHKTQQQLLEYISKTDNEQAESTAEIFAKLDY; encoded by the coding sequence ATGGCTTCAGTTAGTTTTTCACAACGTGCAACTTCAAAAGATAAAAATAAATTAAACAGTATTTACGTTCGATTTCGCGAAAAGGATTTTGATGCACAAATTAAAATACCAAATCTCGCTTGTAAAAGTTCAGATTGGAAAGATGGAAAATGTAAAAATTCTGCATTGAAAATGTTTCCTACCGATGAAGAAACAATAAATACACAATTATCTAAACTTGAAGCAAAAATACTTGAAGCATTTGCTAAAGAACAACCCGAAACCAACGCAAACGAATGGCTTAAAAGCGTTATTCAACCTGACAATAATATTCAACCTGCTGATGATAATATTACAGATAATGTAATTGAATATTTTGCAGGATATGTAGAGCGTAAAGAAAAAATTGTAACAAAAAACACTTTGAAGGCAAACAGCTTTTGCAAAAGTGTATTAGAACGGTACCAAAACCATCTTTTAGAAAACAGAAAGTCATTCAAAAAACTGAAGTTTAAAGATTTATCAAATACTTTCAGACTCAACTTTGAAAAGTATTGTAAAAATCAACATTATAGGTTAACAACTGTTAATAAAATTACCCGCACCTTAAAATCAGTTGCAAAAGATGCCCAAAGCAAAGGAATTGAAATACATCCACATATTTTAGAATGGGTGAACTTATCCTCCAAAGATAAAAGCAAACCTAAAGACCCATATTTATCCTTTGATGAATTAAAAATAATTGCTGCAAAAGAAATGCCCAACAATTATCTGGATAATGCACGTGATTGGCTTATTATTGCTTGTTTCACTGGTCAAAGAGTATCTGATTATTTGAACTTTAAAGATGATATGATTACTACAACAGATGACGGCAAACGATACATTGAATTTAAGCAACAAAAGACTGGTAAGCAAATGCGTATTCCTATCCTAAAAGAAGTTGAAGCAGTTCTTGAAAAAAATGATGGTAAATTTCCACGTTCATTATCTGATGTAAATTTCAATCTTTTCATCAAACAGGTGTGTAAAATAGCGGGTCTTGATGAAAATATAAAAGGTTCACTTTCGACAAAAATTGGTGAAGATGAAAAAGGAGATAGTATTTATCGTGATGTTATCGGGACATATCCAAAATGGCAATTAGTTACTTCACATATTGGAAGAAAAAGTTTTGCTACAAATTTCTATTCAAAAATTCCGATTGGCACATTGATGTTTTGTACAGGGCATAAAACACAACAGCAGCTTTTGGAATATATCAGTAAGACAGATAATGAACAAGCAGAATCTACTGCTGAAATTTTTGCTAAATTAGACTATTAA
- a CDS encoding IS982 family transposase: MNNLIQNYEIILKELTKTCNHITTKKQIRLPKMSDLELVALNITAEYMSINSELQLFRCISGTGLDEKIERSVYNRRKRKLFPYIEKIRETLSGKFADFTDVFIVDSTPIEICKISRANRSAICSTDEIKPAFGYCAAQKSRYFGYKLHAVCDKNGIFHSFDFSPANVHDVNYLFDIKENFQNCLLIGDRGYISKELQVDLFNFSKINLSVPMRRNQHGFVEFSRTKSKIRKRIETNISQLCGQFTINTNFAKTFQGLATRIVSKITSFTMIQYLNFFVFKRSLNKLKVNLC; this comes from the coding sequence ATGAACAATCTCATTCAAAACTACGAAATTATTTTAAAAGAATTGACAAAAACCTGCAACCATATCACCACTAAGAAGCAAATCAGACTTCCAAAAATGTCCGACTTGGAACTTGTGGCACTTAATATTACCGCAGAATACATGTCGATTAACTCTGAACTACAGTTGTTTAGGTGTATTTCGGGAACTGGTTTGGACGAAAAGATAGAAAGAAGCGTATATAACAGAAGGAAAAGAAAACTTTTCCCTTACATTGAGAAAATTCGGGAAACTCTGAGCGGAAAGTTTGCAGACTTTACCGACGTCTTCATTGTGGATTCAACACCCATTGAAATATGTAAAATAAGCAGGGCAAATCGTTCCGCAATTTGCTCTACGGATGAAATCAAACCTGCATTTGGATATTGTGCGGCGCAGAAGTCAAGATATTTTGGCTATAAACTACATGCAGTTTGTGATAAGAATGGAATCTTTCACTCTTTTGATTTTTCGCCCGCAAATGTCCACGATGTAAATTATCTTTTCGATATTAAAGAAAATTTTCAAAATTGTTTATTAATCGGAGACAGAGGATATATCAGCAAAGAATTGCAAGTGGATTTATTCAATTTCTCCAAGATTAACCTTTCGGTTCCTATGCGCAGGAATCAACATGGTTTTGTGGAGTTTTCAAGGACGAAATCAAAAATAAGAAAGAGAATTGAAACCAATATCTCGCAACTGTGCGGACAGTTCACCATAAACACGAACTTTGCAAAAACCTTTCAAGGTCTTGCGACAAGAATAGTGTCAAAAATAACTTCTTTCACAATGATTCAATACCTGAATTTCTTCGTGTTTAAAAGAAGTTTAAATAAACTAAAAGTTAATTTGTGCTAA
- a CDS encoding O-acetyl-ADP-ribose deacetylase — protein MGQCEVVFINLCIFVCLAYGDGFFLEVYFDEIYNEKNMDRIKIFKGDITKIEVDAIVNAANTSLLGGGGVDGAIHRAGGIKILEGCKKIIAEQGGCEVGEAVVTTAGQLPAKFVIHTVGPIWYGGNDDEKVKLKNCYTNSLLRAKEFNCKSIAFPNISTGIYCFPKDLAAKISVETIKNHLKEDTEIEVILVCYDDENYQILKKEMEN, from the coding sequence TTGGGACAATGCGAAGTTGTTTTTATTAATCTTTGTATTTTCGTTTGCCTTGCTTACGGCGATGGTTTTTTCCTTGAGGTTTATTTTGACGAAATTTATAATGAAAAAAATATGGATAGAATAAAAATATTTAAAGGTGATATTACCAAGATTGAGGTGGATGCAATCGTAAATGCAGCGAATACTTCATTGCTTGGAGGAGGTGGAGTTGATGGAGCAATTCACAGGGCGGGAGGAATAAAGATACTTGAAGGCTGTAAAAAAATAATAGCCGAGCAAGGTGGATGTGAAGTTGGAGAAGCTGTTGTTACAACTGCTGGGCAATTACCCGCTAAATTTGTAATTCATACGGTTGGACCTATTTGGTATGGCGGAAATGATGATGAAAAAGTGAAGTTAAAAAATTGTTATACAAATTCGTTACTTCGAGCAAAAGAGTTTAATTGTAAAAGCATAGCGTTTCCCAATATTAGCACAGGAATCTATTGTTTTCCAAAGGATTTGGCTGCGAAAATTTCGGTTGAAACTATAAAAAATCATCTTAAAGAGGATACAGAAATAGAAGTTATTCTCGTATGCTACGATGATGAAAATTATCAAATCCTAAAAAAGGAAATGGAAAATTAA
- a CDS encoding metallophosphoesterase family protein, producing MNIALFSDIHANLPALEAFFADVDKRNPDSIYCLGDLVGYNIWPNEVVNEIRKRKIPTIAGNYDFGIGRMSNECGCAYKTDSEKDNGNISISFTNSLMKDEERAYLRTLPAHIKVEFQLNEDKLNLLLVHGSPRKINEYLFEDREEKSMLRIMEQADADILCFGHTHKPYHRILNSEIDGQNHFRHAINIGSVGKPKDSDVRGGYVMLTINENSSVLDKDSIKVEFIRFEYDIEKAAKAVEDSPLPNEYAENLRRGY from the coding sequence ATGAACATTGCATTATTCAGCGACATTCACGCTAATTTACCTGCATTAGAAGCCTTTTTTGCAGATGTGGACAAGAGAAATCCCGACAGTATCTATTGTTTGGGCGATTTGGTGGGCTATAATATTTGGCCAAACGAAGTGGTAAACGAAATCCGCAAAAGAAAAATCCCAACCATTGCAGGAAATTACGATTTTGGCATTGGAAGAATGAGCAACGAATGCGGTTGTGCTTACAAAACAGATAGCGAAAAAGACAACGGAAACATTTCTATTTCATTCACCAATTCTTTGATGAAAGATGAAGAAAGAGCCTATTTGCGTACACTTCCAGCCCATATCAAAGTAGAATTTCAACTGAATGAAGATAAATTGAATTTGCTTTTGGTACACGGAAGTCCGAGAAAAATAAACGAATATCTTTTTGAAGATCGTGAGGAAAAAAGTATGCTTCGCATTATGGAGCAAGCCGATGCAGATATTTTATGTTTCGGACATACACACAAACCGTATCACAGAATTTTAAATTCGGAAATTGACGGACAAAATCATTTCAGACACGCCATCAATATTGGTTCGGTAGGAAAACCCAAAGACAGCGATGTAAGAGGCGGTTATGTAATGCTTACGATTAATGAAAACAGTTCTGTGTTGGATAAAGACAGCATCAAAGTAGAATTTATTCGATTTGAATACGACATTGAAAAAGCTGCAAAAGCCGTAGAAGACAGTCCGCTACCAAACGAGTATGCAGAAAATTTAAGACGTGGTTATTAA
- a CDS encoding BT4734/BF3469 family protein, translating to MINKIINCKKRNIVDSFNNIEEVVEFIKSPNQEHFELVEYARTLDRSSDEYRYIKTNKLPAISINFTFNNGYITGKNASDPTGYLYLDIDGLTENDIEINKTYVCAYWRSLSNTGITIVIKVSGLNHHNYQEATREIAKLLDLPYDKNAVSIDRLTVLSYDPKAFYNDNTEVIPVQDLLPENPPPDLPTKSTHYNNNLRYNTKGYDCNGYELRFNNLDEVLADYPIKFDNDGVYDFGSENKIKYSYVHVPFKKVGTGNRENIMKSITYQIYALNQNAPKKLIMNYIKGVNSSFMIPPLSEKELSDTLNKLYCSSKKVEPIINGHRRFIYDDQKSLTTTEKRKFNIIRVNKERTEKTKQFLYDIMYAWNETNSGKLTINNLTKVSRMNRKTVQNYYSELKKLL from the coding sequence ATGATTAATAAAATTATTAATTGCAAGAAAAGAAATATTGTAGATTCATTTAACAATATTGAAGAAGTAGTCGAGTTCATTAAATCACCTAATCAGGAGCATTTTGAATTGGTTGAATATGCAAGAACTCTTGATAGAAGTTCTGATGAATACAGGTATATTAAGACCAATAAACTTCCTGCCATATCTATTAACTTCACCTTTAATAACGGATACATTACGGGCAAAAATGCATCTGATCCAACAGGTTATTTATATTTAGACATTGATGGACTTACTGAAAATGATATAGAAATCAATAAAACCTATGTTTGTGCATATTGGAGAAGTTTATCAAATACAGGAATTACAATCGTAATAAAAGTATCAGGATTAAATCATCATAATTATCAGGAAGCTACTCGTGAAATAGCAAAATTATTGGATTTACCTTATGATAAAAATGCGGTATCAATTGATAGACTAACAGTACTATCTTATGATCCTAAAGCTTTCTATAATGATAATACTGAGGTTATTCCTGTTCAGGATTTACTACCTGAAAATCCGCCGCCCGATTTGCCAACAAAAAGTACCCACTACAATAATAATTTAAGATACAACACCAAAGGGTATGATTGTAATGGGTACGAACTAAGATTTAACAACCTTGATGAGGTACTTGCAGATTATCCGATAAAATTTGATAATGATGGCGTATATGATTTTGGTAGTGAAAATAAAATTAAATACTCTTATGTCCACGTTCCATTTAAGAAAGTGGGTACAGGAAATAGGGAAAATATTATGAAATCAATTACATATCAAATCTATGCTCTTAATCAAAATGCTCCAAAAAAATTGATAATGAATTACATTAAAGGGGTTAATAGTTCTTTCATGATTCCTCCACTTTCTGAAAAGGAACTATCTGACACCTTGAATAAACTGTATTGCTCTTCAAAGAAAGTTGAACCCATAATTAATGGTCATAGAAGGTTTATTTATGATGATCAAAAAAGCTTGACTACCACTGAAAAAAGAAAATTTAATATTATTCGGGTTAACAAAGAAAGAACTGAAAAAACTAAGCAGTTTTTATATGACATAATGTACGCTTGGAATGAAACGAATTCGGGTAAATTAACTATTAATAATCTAACCAAAGTATCACGTATGAATCGTAAGACCGTGCAAAATTACTATTCGGAATTAAAGAAGCTTTTGTGA
- a CDS encoding transposase: MLKIPAFGNTRTVIDRGLQSVRVMKEFEEKSVKFIVRSKENRKFEEVESYLTSQGSERWDDWRVLKDSKVKLYTGIPVQNKRGNVHHREEKVETDFRLVVIRNEKTKKEFWFLTNEFELSSKEIADYYRKRWDIEVFFRFLKQELNLSHLVSLNKNGIEVMVYMTMIASML, translated from the coding sequence GTGCTAAAAATCCCCGCCTTCGGCAATACCCGAACCGTTATCGACAGGGGTTTGCAGTCGGTAAGGGTGATGAAGGAATTTGAAGAAAAGTCGGTAAAATTCATTGTCCGTTCTAAAGAAAACCGCAAGTTTGAAGAAGTCGAATCCTATCTCACTTCGCAAGGTTCTGAGAGATGGGATGACTGGAGAGTCTTGAAAGACAGTAAAGTAAAACTCTATACCGGAATCCCGGTACAAAACAAGCGTGGAAACGTGCATCACCGCGAAGAAAAAGTAGAAACTGATTTTCGATTGGTGGTCATCCGTAATGAAAAAACAAAGAAAGAGTTTTGGTTTTTAACCAACGAGTTTGAACTCAGCAGCAAGGAAATTGCTGACTATTACCGCAAACGCTGGGATATTGAAGTTTTCTTCAGATTCCTAAAGCAGGAACTCAATCTGAGCCATTTGGTCTCGCTCAACAAAAACGGCATCGAAGTGATGGTATACATGACGATGATTGCCTCAATGCTTTAG